Proteins encoded by one window of Salicibibacter halophilus:
- a CDS encoding BCCT family transporter has product MLKKNSVFKISLMLSIVFVVVGVIFYEWLGEQASIFLDFAVTNFNWFYLLVGSIFVALCFYLMFSKAGNIRLGKDTEKPEYSTFSWITMLFAAGMGVGLVFWSVAEPVGHYTTPPYGEGSTSEAANLSMQYTFFHWGLHPWAIFGVIALGLAYFSFRKGLPTTISSIFYPVLGDKVHGVSGKTIDILAVFVTAVGVASTFGLSTLQISGGLNYQFGTPNTFTTQLVIIGLATVLFIISSWSGISRGIKYLSHLNMLLLFLLMAIVIIVGPARQIFEMLISTTGSYIGNIVPMSLRLDPFSDEASNWIGNWTVFYWAWWTTWAPFVGAFIARISRGRTIRQFVSGVLLVPSLVSFIWFSVIGGSALHWVHNLGDTALASNINADVESALFMFFGNMPLGFLLSVLAIVLIFTFLITSADSATFVLGMLSKSGDLHPSPSVKITWGVITAGAATVFILAGGVDAVRTISIVIASPFTIILLFICYVLFKEVRREMNSL; this is encoded by the coding sequence TTGTTAAAAAAGAACAGTGTTTTTAAAATTTCTCTTATGTTGAGTATTGTTTTTGTCGTGGTCGGTGTTATCTTTTATGAATGGTTAGGGGAACAAGCATCGATTTTTTTAGACTTTGCCGTGACCAATTTTAATTGGTTTTACCTTCTAGTTGGTTCTATCTTTGTTGCCCTTTGCTTCTATTTAATGTTTTCAAAAGCCGGTAACATCCGACTTGGCAAGGATACGGAAAAACCGGAATACAGTACTTTCTCCTGGATCACTATGCTATTTGCTGCCGGAATGGGCGTCGGTTTAGTATTTTGGAGTGTTGCAGAACCAGTTGGTCACTACACAACCCCACCTTACGGAGAGGGATCGACATCAGAAGCTGCAAATTTGTCCATGCAGTATACTTTTTTCCATTGGGGATTACATCCTTGGGCAATTTTCGGGGTGATAGCCTTAGGTTTGGCTTATTTTAGTTTTCGCAAAGGCTTGCCAACGACTATAAGCTCTATTTTTTATCCTGTTTTAGGGGATAAAGTTCACGGTGTCTCCGGAAAAACGATCGACATTCTTGCTGTTTTTGTTACGGCAGTAGGGGTTGCCAGTACGTTCGGCTTAAGCACCTTGCAAATTTCCGGTGGTCTAAATTACCAATTTGGCACCCCTAATACGTTCACTACCCAACTCGTGATCATCGGACTTGCCACAGTTCTTTTTATTATTTCCTCATGGTCAGGAATAAGCCGCGGTATCAAATACTTGTCGCACCTTAATATGTTGTTGTTATTTTTGTTAATGGCTATCGTGATTATCGTCGGCCCAGCAAGACAAATTTTTGAAATGCTGATCAGTACAACGGGAAGCTATATCGGAAATATTGTACCCATGAGTTTGAGACTAGACCCTTTTAGTGATGAAGCAAGTAATTGGATTGGTAATTGGACAGTCTTTTATTGGGCTTGGTGGACAACATGGGCTCCTTTTGTCGGCGCATTTATTGCAAGAATATCTAGAGGGCGGACGATTAGACAGTTTGTTTCAGGGGTTTTATTAGTGCCTTCATTAGTATCCTTTATTTGGTTTTCTGTTATTGGAGGTTCTGCTTTACATTGGGTTCATAATTTAGGCGATACAGCACTGGCAAGCAATATAAATGCCGATGTTGAATCAGCATTATTTATGTTTTTTGGAAACATGCCGTTAGGATTTTTGCTTAGCGTTCTTGCTATCGTCTTGATTTTTACGTTCCTTATCACCTCAGCTGATTCAGCCACCTTTGTGTTGGGGATGCTTAGCAAGAGTGGAGACCTCCATCCGTCACCTTCCGTTAAAATAACTTGGGGAGTCATTACTGCCGGTGCTGCTACCGTTTTTATATTAGCCGGTGGTGTCGATGCAGTGAGAACCATCTCCATTGTTATCGCCTCTCCCTTCACCATTATATTGTTGTTTATATGTTACGTCTTGTTTAAGGAAGTAAGAAGAGAAATGAACTCCTTATAA
- a CDS encoding iron-containing alcohol dehydrogenase, with protein MHTMHFPRQVIYGEDGLKKVGEISNQEGKRALLISDPVMDELGNVSACRKLLEEAGVDVITYLGVESEPTDKFVDEALFICREAACDLIVSIGGGSCIDTAKAVSVVITNGGFVSDYMNQKTIAENEGLPLIAIPTTGGTGSEATDATVITNENNGIKMMIKQPAFMPKIAIVDPLLTLSTPKNTTAAVGIDSLTHALEAYISKHAHPFTDQLARSSFQLIMENLKDAYQDGDNITARSNTMFASMQAGMAFSNASVCLVHGMSRPIGALFHVPHGISNAMLLPVVLEYSKNACQERLYELACHVYPDLKNVSPNEGANTLVHRILTLCEDLDIPNLGSWGINQQEFERTLPKMAEDALISGSPANNPKVPTKDELIDLYQKAYRYQYSSKST; from the coding sequence ATGCATACCATGCATTTTCCTCGACAAGTCATCTATGGGGAAGACGGTTTAAAAAAAGTGGGGGAGATTTCCAACCAGGAAGGAAAGCGTGCACTCTTGATCAGCGATCCGGTCATGGATGAACTAGGCAATGTTTCTGCCTGCCGCAAGCTTTTGGAAGAAGCGGGTGTTGACGTCATTACTTACTTAGGCGTGGAATCGGAGCCTACCGATAAGTTTGTTGATGAGGCGTTGTTTATTTGCCGGGAAGCTGCTTGTGACCTTATTGTCAGCATCGGCGGCGGCAGTTGCATCGACACGGCAAAAGCCGTTTCGGTCGTCATTACGAATGGCGGATTTGTTAGCGATTACATGAACCAAAAAACAATCGCCGAAAACGAAGGACTTCCTTTAATCGCCATTCCGACAACCGGCGGAACCGGTTCCGAAGCGACCGACGCAACGGTGATTACAAATGAAAATAATGGAATCAAAATGATGATCAAACAACCCGCGTTTATGCCTAAAATCGCGATCGTCGACCCACTCCTCACCCTTTCCACACCGAAAAACACGACAGCGGCTGTCGGTATCGATTCTTTAACCCACGCGCTGGAAGCCTATATTTCCAAACATGCCCATCCGTTCACCGACCAGCTTGCACGTTCTTCTTTTCAATTAATCATGGAAAATTTGAAAGACGCCTATCAAGACGGAGACAATATTACAGCCAGATCCAATACGATGTTTGCTTCTATGCAAGCGGGGATGGCTTTTTCCAACGCTTCCGTTTGTCTTGTACATGGAATGTCAAGACCTATCGGCGCACTTTTCCATGTCCCCCACGGCATCTCGAACGCCATGCTTTTGCCTGTCGTATTGGAATATAGCAAGAATGCCTGCCAAGAACGCTTATATGAACTGGCGTGCCACGTCTATCCCGATTTGAAAAACGTTTCACCAAACGAGGGCGCGAACACCCTTGTCCATCGTATCCTTACACTGTGCGAAGATTTAGATATCCCCAACTTGGGCTCGTGGGGCATCAATCAGCAAGAATTTGAACGTACGTTACCGAAAATGGCAGAAGACGCCCTTATAAGCGGAAGCCCCGCCAACAACCCCAAAGTGCCGACAAAAGACGAGCTCATTGATCTCTATCAAAAAGCATATCGTTATCAATACTCATCAAAATCAACATAG
- a CDS encoding GntP family permease produces MLGILLGLVLLMILAYRGWSIIWIAPICAGIVAITGGLDLLDAYTDTYMGGFVDFAKEWFPVFMLGAVFGKLMEYTGMAKSIATGIINVLGARRAILGVSISCAVLAYGGISVFVVAFAVYPLALAMFKEANLPRRLMPATLAFGTLTFAMVALPGTPQIQNLIPTDYYGTTAAAAPIMGLTAGAFMAVTGYTYLKWREKKITTAGEKYTEPPKKKEGENTIQGTPPPFLVSILPLLTVVITLNVLQFDIIVALLSGIVLNLLLCVQKYRGFVTAMNEGASGSVLAIINTSAAVGFGTVVQNVPGFAQLSDLILNVPGNPLVSQAVAANVLAGATGSASGGLGIAMEALSDTYMSAAQATGIDPEAFHRIASLSSAGLDSLPHNGAILTILIVTGMSHKESYKDIAVVSVIIPILSVIPAIILASFGIY; encoded by the coding sequence ATGCTTGGCATACTGCTCGGACTAGTCCTTTTGATGATTCTGGCCTATCGAGGTTGGTCCATCATATGGATCGCCCCGATATGCGCCGGTATTGTGGCAATCACCGGTGGCCTTGACTTGTTGGACGCGTACACAGACACATATATGGGTGGATTTGTTGATTTTGCCAAAGAGTGGTTTCCGGTATTTATGCTAGGTGCCGTTTTTGGTAAATTAATGGAATATACAGGGATGGCCAAGTCGATTGCCACTGGTATTATCAACGTGCTTGGCGCAAGACGTGCAATTCTCGGAGTCTCGATTTCGTGCGCGGTACTTGCATATGGAGGAATCAGTGTATTTGTGGTCGCGTTTGCCGTTTATCCCCTTGCGTTAGCCATGTTTAAAGAAGCGAACTTGCCCCGGCGGTTAATGCCGGCAACACTCGCGTTCGGGACGCTAACATTTGCTATGGTTGCTCTTCCGGGAACTCCGCAAATTCAAAACTTAATTCCTACAGATTATTACGGAACGACGGCAGCCGCGGCTCCTATCATGGGGCTAACCGCCGGCGCTTTTATGGCCGTTACCGGATATACGTATTTAAAATGGCGGGAGAAAAAAATAACAACAGCTGGTGAAAAATACACGGAACCACCGAAGAAAAAAGAAGGAGAAAATACAATCCAAGGGACGCCGCCCCCGTTTCTAGTATCCATTCTACCGCTTTTAACGGTCGTCATCACGTTGAATGTGTTGCAATTCGACATTATCGTTGCCTTATTATCGGGGATCGTATTGAACTTACTTTTATGTGTTCAAAAATACAGAGGGTTCGTCACAGCCATGAATGAAGGAGCCAGCGGTTCCGTTTTGGCAATTATTAACACAAGCGCGGCCGTTGGGTTTGGAACGGTTGTGCAAAATGTCCCCGGATTTGCCCAACTTTCCGATCTTATTTTAAACGTTCCCGGGAATCCTTTGGTTTCTCAAGCCGTTGCCGCCAACGTATTGGCAGGAGCCACCGGCTCAGCCTCCGGAGGGTTGGGCATCGCGATGGAAGCTCTAAGTGACACTTATATGTCGGCGGCACAAGCCACCGGTATAGATCCGGAAGCGTTTCACAGAATCGCGTCGCTATCTTCGGCGGGGCTCGACTCACTCCCCCATAACGGCGCGATTTTAACCATCCTTATTGTCACCGGCATGTCTCACAAAGAATCCTATAAAGATATCGCAGTCGTATCCGTCATTATCCCCATTTTGTCGGTGATTCCGGCAATCATTCTCGCCAGCTTCGGCATTTATTAA
- a CDS encoding DinB family protein, protein MQKMNEEQIFQQIDMIRQNTLNEMEGLSEQEADQMPAGFNNSIRWNLAHIYTVQYLLLSNYGGKNIETPSRYPELFAPGTKPADWEGEVPTLDKIKQHLEEQPAKLKEILSGQLDDKATEPFMSQSTVGEILNFTLYHEGMHVGVIKGIKKAKKSV, encoded by the coding sequence ATGCAAAAAATGAACGAAGAACAGATATTTCAGCAAATCGACATGATCCGGCAAAATACATTAAATGAAATGGAAGGCTTATCCGAACAAGAGGCCGATCAGATGCCTGCCGGTTTTAACAACTCTATCCGTTGGAACCTGGCACATATTTACACGGTTCAGTATCTTTTACTCTCAAACTACGGCGGGAAAAATATTGAAACGCCTTCTCGCTATCCTGAATTGTTTGCCCCCGGGACAAAGCCCGCGGATTGGGAAGGGGAAGTACCCACGCTCGATAAAATAAAACAACATCTGGAAGAACAGCCGGCCAAACTAAAGGAGATATTATCCGGGCAACTAGATGATAAAGCCACAGAACCGTTTATGTCCCAATCAACAGTCGGTGAGATTTTGAATTTCACATTGTATCATGAAGGGATGCACGTGGGAGTGATTAAAGGCATCAAAAAAGCGAAAAAGTCGGTATAG